In the genome of bacterium, the window TTCATGTTTATTTCCGCTGCAGCGAAGTCGAGCAGCTTCTCATTGATCTCCGCGAGCGCCTGATATGGCTCCGGCTTTGAAGGCTCTTTCTGAATGGCTGCTTCCAGTTTTGCTTTTGCGTCCTGAAGAGTGTTCGGGACGTGAGCTTGCTGCTCCTGGAAGTCTTCGGTGTGGAACAGCGCAGGGATCAAGACATCCTTCTGATGCAGATCTCCAGGAACGAGCGCCCACGCGATGGAGGTGAATACAAAAACCAACGCGGGCGAAACGCCCGCTCTACTTTGTTTCATAACACCTCCACCTTTTTGGACCAGCGAGATTGGTTGTGCGCAAAATCTTCGCCGAAGATTTGCAGCTCATAGATTCCTGGAGGCAAATCGGCAGGTACGTTGATATAACCCACCGATGCTTTTTCGTGTTGACTCCATTGGATTCGCACAGGTTGCAACGTGTTCAGTCGCGCGTAAAGGTAGCGCGTATCCTGATCCGCCTGCACAATGATTTTGATGAGCCGTCCTGCTCTGAACTTTCCTTCCCAGCGCGCGCGGAATAACGGCGGACGGCTATCCACAACGAAGGATTTCGTTTCCTGATACTGATTCCCTTGCTGGTCCCGAAGAACAATCCGGCAATGATACGTTCCATCTTTCATCGTTTTCGGAACGAGAAAGCGCGTTTGCCATACATCTTCCTGAGTTAAATATTGAAGCTCCTTGATCAAACCGAAAGGGAAGATTGCGGTGACAGAAACGATGTCCGGGTCCGTTTTGATTCGTAGAAGCGGATCACCGGGACGAATCAAGCGAGGTCTGAGCAAAGATCTGGGCGCCGCAAGAAAGGAGGTGTACGGCGTAACGAATTTGTATTTCTTCGCAAGGGCGATGATTTCATCGATCGAAGCGGGGTCTTCTCCTTCCAATTCCATTTTGCGAAGCAGGAAATCGACTCGACGTCTTGCCCAACCGCGTGGAATAAAATCATGCTCTGTTGCTTCCTCTGGAAAATCCACCGTCTTTTCCAGCGAAACATGTTTTCCCGCTGAGTCTCCTTTCACAGTGAGTGAAATATTTTTTGAAGCGCTTCTATATCTACCGAACCAATCAATCGCGGAGCCGTTGTAAGCCTTTGTTGGCTCGGCCGGGTAAACCTGTTCGATTAGCTTCGGCTGTGATGCTTGCAGGACAAGATTGGAAACTGGGTACTGCCCGATTTTTGCAAAGAACGCTTCCAGCTTGAAGGAGAGGTCTTCGTTCTCAGTTGCCCAATCAAAGTGCCCGTTGCTGCGATCTGCCAATTCGGCAAGTAGATTTCGATTTGTATCGGAACCGATTCCAAACGAGAAAGCGCGGAAGCCCGGGTTGCCGGTCTTAAAAGACTCAACCAGCTTCCTGCTTTGCAATTCGGTGAGAGTTGGATTTCCATCCGTGATCGTCACCAGATAACGTTCACGGTTTTTTAGTTGCGCGGAATGCTTGAAGGCTTCTTGAAATGCTTTTTGGAAATCGGTTCCACCCATCAAGTACTGTGATTTGAAAAAGGTGAGCGCAAGATCAATATTCGAAGGGATCGCAGGCGAAGGCGTAGTGGCAAATGACTTCACCTCCTGATGAAAGAGCAACAACATAAACTCATCCTGATTCGTCAAATGGCGCAGAAAATATTCCAGCGCTTCGTAAGTTCGTTCTAGTTTTTCCCATCGCATGGAAGAAGAGGTATCGACAAGAATCAGCACAGATTTCGGTTCCCTTTCTTGTTTCGGCTGTTTTTCATTCAGCCCAGCAGATAGCCAGAAGTAGCCGTTCTCTTTTTTGTCGGAAGCGGGCGTTTGAAATGCAGTGACCGGCTGAGCGCCGCCGCGCAAATTTCTTTCTGAACCACGAAAGGGCAGGAAGTAGAGAGCGCTTTCGGCGGAATCGAGTTTGTATTGAAAAGCGAAGTCTTCCGTGAGCGTAATGTTGGTCGCCTGAAAACTTCCGGAGATGCGTTGCTGAGATTGAATCTGGTACTGAACCGGATACGCTGCGGACACCAGCTGGAAATCTGCGAGTGGGGCGTCGCTCAGAATTTCAAGGCTCAAAGTGAGCTTTCCCACTATTTGCGCGCGGTAGAGGTCAGGTTTTAAAGGCAATGAGAAAAACGATTTCATGCCTTCGATCGGAAGCCGTTGCGTGTATTCCATTTCGAGACGTTTGGTTCCATAGCCGGGGATTGGAACAATCCTTGCGGAAAAAATGTTCGCCATTTTCGGACCTTCTTCCGCGCCCTCTTCCTGCTGCAGCAGCCCGGGGTCGATTTCCTGCATTCGAAGCTGATCGTAAATTTCGGAAGCGCGTTTCCGTTCCAGAATGACCCCGGGAATCCGGATGACGCCATCCCACACAGCAAAATCGGAGATGGCTGCATCCCCGGGAATCGCAAACACATACTTTCCTTCTTGCACGAGGGGCGTATGATTTCCAAAGATTTGCTGAATTCGAATGCGCGCGTACTGATGATCCACGCGAATCTGAATGTGAGCCTCATCCAGAGTGAGAATATTAGCGTCGGGTTCCTCATTTTCAGCCGGAAGGAGCACACCGATATCCGCCTGACAGAGGATCGGGACCAGGCTAAATAAGATCAGGTATCGTATTAAGCTTGTCATACTTCATTTGTAGTAGCCCGCCATCCGTTCCCACGTAAAGAAGATTTTCATCGGCGGCAAAGGCGGTAACGTTCAGGCTCGGCAACTCCCGGGAAACATTCTTCCAGGAGCGATTTTTGGTGTCGTACACGTAAAAGCCGCGGTCGAGAGTCCCGCAGAATAAATACCGTCCATCGTAAAAGAGAGCGTTCGGGTTCATTTCCAGGTCTTCCGGGAGAGCAGGGAAGTCGCGCCATTCTCCTGATTGCGTTCGCAGCTGGATGCCGCTTCCGTACGTTCCCACGAAAAGTTGTTTTTCGATGCTGATCATGGCGTTGACCCAGTTTCGCTTCAATCCGGAATCCATCTGAGTCCAGCTTTCGGTGATCCTCATTTTGGAAATGCGGGAAATTCCGCCCAACGTGCCAAGGTAAATCTGATCGCCGTCCGCTGCCATCGTGTAGATGTGATTGTTCACAAGTCCATGGAAGGCATAGATCGATTTCATGGAATCTCCTTCCTTGAGCGTGAATCCTTGAGTCGTTGCGATTGCCACGGCTTTGCCTTCAGGATCCAGGGGCATTGTTTGCATGACGCGGTCGCTGAGGAGTCCATCTGACGTGCGATAGACCTTGCGCGAGCGATCCGGTTCGAAGATCACGAGTCCGTTCGCCGTAGAAACGTATACTCTTCCTTTCCAATCTTCAGAAAGGTGATTGATGCAGAAGAGATTTTCATCACTCCAGTGGGTGATCGAGTCTCTGCCGGCAGAAACGATGTCGAGTCCACGATCGAAATATCCCACCCAGAGTTCGCCATTCCTTCTGCGCAACAGTGTGGACACATTGGCATCCTTCAAAAGAGTCGAAGGAGTGTTCCACGTTTTCCATTGAACGTGCGCCGCGGAGGTTTGCAGGTAAGAGATTTCCAGACCGGAGAACGCAAGAATTTCGGAATCGAGTTTTTTCACGAAGGAGGGAGCGCGCCGCGGTAGCGCTGACGTCCGCGCTACGTTTGCGGCGCTGCGTTGCGTGTTGAAGGGAAGCACACCGCGATCGCGGGTGGCGACCCAGAGGAGAGGATGTTCGATGACGAAAGATGTTGCGAACAAATTCTTTGCGAGCGTTCGGAGTTTTTTTCCTTCCAGAATCTGAACTCCTGCTGCTGTGGAAACATAGCAAGCGTCTCCCTTCGATTGCACCTGCGTGATCAGGAAGTCTTGAAGCCCCTTCTCTTTTGTGTAGTGCTCCAACACTCCTGCTTCGTAAACATGAAGACCATTCTGAAAAGTTCCAATGCAAAGACGCTGATTTTTACCTGAGAGACTCGTGATTCTCTCTTTCTGCAACTCCGGTAAAAACCTTTGAAAGTTTTGCCCGTCAAACGCAAGGATTCCGGCACTGGTTCCAGCAAGCAAGACTCCTTGTTCCGTAACATGCAAAACGTGAACCGATCTTTCTTCGGCTTTTGCCGGTAAAAACTGAGACCACCGATTGTTCGAAAAACAGAGGAATCCGGCATCAGCCGTTCCGATCCACAGAGATTCATTCAGGATTGCGAAAGCGGTCAGATCGTGGGAAGGGAGTCCTTCCAGCGTTGTCCATTGTTCGAGACGGCGTCCTGTCCGGTCGAATATTACTAATCCATTGGAAGTAGCCGCAAAAACCTTTTCCTGAAATTTAACAACATCCCTGATCGCATAAGGAGCGCTCAACAGGCTCGCCTGCAGATTGGGAGCCAGGCTGAAATCCTGAATTCGAATCCCGACTGTTTGATTTTCGGCGGCTTGTCGTTTTGCTTGAGCTAAAGCGTTTTTCGCTTTGTGGATTTGCCGGAAGGAAGCGCCGGCAATGATTGCTGCCAACACGAGAACGGCGGCGATAAAGGCAGCGAGCCTCCTCTTCCTCAACACGCTTCTTAACATGTCCCCTCATTGTGCAATGGTTGTGCCACTTAGCTCGCAGGCGGGACGCCCGCGCTACGTGTGTCAAGCAGGACACATTCAGTCTACTAAATCCTCAGCCTTTTCAATTTCCTGTGTGAAGTTTTCGAGAGTTTTCGAAACCACCTGAATCTGGTCTTCTGCGACTTTCCATTTCCTCTGTTCAATCGCTTCCCGAATCGCGGGTAATGCCTTCGCCGCGTAGCCCGTATAGATGCCGGGAGCGTAGATCTGATGAGTGAACCACGGGCGTCCCGGCAGCCCTTCTTTTTTAGTCAACGCGCGCTCGGTCAGCATCAGGATCGAGTTCAATTTCTGAATCTCCTCACTGGAAAGTTTTCCCTTTTTCACAGCATCGTTATAGGACTTCTCATATTCCTTTGCCTTCTTTTCCAATCTGGTTGCGGCATTTTGCAGGGGAGCAAAATTCAAATGCGGCACCGGTTCCTGCATTTCGGGCGTCACATACTTCTTCGTTGGATCGAAGTACGCTTCGAAAATCTTCTCCTGGATCATTGTGTTCTTGATTTCAGTTTCTTCACGCATCTGGTCAGCTAGTTCCTGAACCTCTTTCACGTAACCGCGAATATTGTCGGCAAGACCGGTAAACTCAAAGGGAAGGATTTCGGCATTCGCCAGTCTTAGAACACATCGTCCACCCGTTTTGGCAAGCGTGACACCATAAGCAAAATCCGTATCCATGAACCGCACGTAATGATCGAACGAATCATAAATGGAATGGTATTGCCCGTATTCTTCTTCACCGCCGAACCCGATATTCAGAGATGCGATCCCGGCATACTGTAGGAAAGGCGTGTAATCGGAACCTGATCCGGCGGCCGGAAGACGGAGGTCCTCACGCTCTTTCGCTTCCTTTTTCGCTTTGGGGTCACCTTCCACAAAGAAATAAGACCGGAGCCGTTGTTGCACGCTGATTTTTTTCTGTGGATCTTCCACATCGCGAACGACCTGGTTCAGAAATTTTTCCAGCGTTTGTGAGCCTTGGGCATCAAAGAAGCCGCGAGAGTTGCTATCCGTGTTGATGTAAGCCACGGCTTTGAGTTGAAGCTCTTCGCGATGCGTTTCGACCCATTCAGTGGAACCCAGGAGACCCTGCTCTTCCGCATCCCAGCCCGCGAAAACGATTGTGCGTTTCGGCTTCCATCCGGTTTTTGCAAGCTCTGCCATCGCGCGCGCTTCTTCCATCAATGCAACCATCCCGCTGATCGGATCCGTCGCCCCGTTGACCCACGCATCGTGATGATTTCCCCGCAGGATCCACTGGTCGGGATAAACGCTCCCTTTCATTCGCGAGATGACATTGTAGATGGGGACGATGTCCCAATTGAACTCCAGCTTAAGATGAACTTTTGCAGGACCCGGACCGATGTGGTACGGAATAGGCAAGTTTCCACGCCAGGCTTCCGGAGCCGCCGGGCCCCCTAACGCGCGAAGCAGAGGCAATGCGTCTTTGTACGAAATTGGAAGCACCGGCACTTTGGTGATCGAGTTCGAGTCTTCGCGGCGGATCCGTTTTGCATTTTCCGTTGCCCCTACAAATGGCGTGAGCGGATCCCCATCATGTTCGGTAAAATCCATGACTGAGCCTCTTTGCACGCTGTTCTCATTTCGCCAGCCACCTTTTGGATAGACATCCCCGTAGTAGTAGCCGTCATTTCTGGGATCGGAGTAAATGATGCATCCGATTGCGCCGTTCTCAGCCGCAACCTTTGGTTTGACACCGCGCCAGGATGCGCCATAGCGCGCGATCACAATCTTTCCTTTTACATCGATGCCGCGGAGTTTGAGATCCTCATAGTCTTTGGGAACACCGTAATTCACATAAACAAGCTCGCCGGTTACATCTCCATCCCTCGAGTACGCGTTGTAAGTGGGGAGCTGTTCCTCCTTTTGACCGGAGGTTGCATCATCTTTTATCTCCGGTTCAGTCAACTCTGCCTTATATGTTTCCGGCTCAATCATTTCAAGAATGCGCGTTTTTGGCGTTGGAAACAACACGCGGAATTGCTCAATTTGCGTGTCGTAGCCCCAGGACCGAAACAGTCCGGCCATGAATTCAGCATTCTCTTTGTCGTAAGGCGATCCCGTATGATGAGGACGCGCGCTGAGCTTTTTCATCCATTCGCGTAGATTTTCAGCTTTCAGGTGGCTGTCAAATTTACTCTCTAGCTGCTTCTGTTCAGCCGCTTGTTTTTCGGTAAAGCCAAGAAGCGGTTTGTCCTCGGAAACTGCGGAAACAAAAAATGGAAATAGGAAAATGAATATGACAAGAATCCATGAACGACGCATCCAGTCCCTCCTTAATTTCGGTTTTCATTGTAACCGCCAAGGCGCCAAGACGCCAAGTCTCCTTTGTGTTAAATTGAACGCTTATGTCTGAAATCATTTTGGAAGTAAAGCACGTTACGAAGAGGTATGGAACACTGGTTGCTGCGAATGACGTGAGCTTTCAAGTTTACCGGCAGGAGATTTTTGGAATTCTTGGCCCGAACGGAGCAGGAAAAACCACTACACTGGAAATGATTGAGACGTTACGTCCGATGGATTCCGGCGATGTCTTTCTCAACGGCCTGGACATCCGGAAGGATCCTCAGCAGGTGAAGCGAAGCATTGGAGTGCAGCTTCAGAGTTCTTCATTCTTTGATAAGTTATCGTTGTCTGAGCTGCTGATTCTGTTTGGTGAAATCTATGGGAGGCGAGTGAAACCGCTGCAGCTGCTTCAGGAAGTCGAATTGCAAGACAAAATCGAAGCGCGGGTAAATCAGTTGTCGGGTGGGCAGAAACAACGCTTCTCCATCGCTGCGGCGCTGGTGAATGATCCGGTGGTTCTATTTTTAGATGAGCCAACCACCGGGTTGGATCCGCAGGCCAGGCGCCATCTCTGGCAGGTCATCCGTAAGATTCGCGAGGAAGGCAAGACAGTGGTTTTGACGACTCATTACATGGAAGAAGCGGAAGAGTTGTGTGATCGCGTTGCGATCATGGACTACGGCAAGATTATTGCGATGGCTCCGCCTCAAGAGTTGATTTCCCGGCTCCTGGAATCAGGATTCACGAAACCGCGCGCAGAAAGATTGGCCACGCTGGAAGATGTTTTTCTGCAGCTCACGGGACACACTTTGCGGGAGGAACAGTGAGGTTGAAGTGGGTGTTGATCGCGGCTGCGCTGAAAATGTTCTTTCGCGAAAAAGAAGCTGTGTTCTGGACGCTGTTCCTTCCACTATTCATGATCGTCTTATTTGGGTTTGTAAAATTTGACCGGCTTGGCACGATTCAACTCGGCATCGTCGATCAGTCCGGCGGCAAAATCAATTCGATCTTATCCTCACTTTCCGCAATAAAAACAATTCAAGTGCATCATGGAAATCAGGATGCGGAATGGAAAGCTCTGCAAAAAGGTGAACGCGATGTGGTTCTTCTGATTCCTCCCGGTTATCAAGACGGACAGAAGCTCATCGCATATACAAATGACGCTAAGCCTCAGGAAACGCAGCTGGGAGCATTGATTTTGCAGCGGATATTCGATGAGGTCGCTCTGCAGCGCGCAGGGAATTCGCAACGAATCCAGGTGGTCACGCAGCCGGTCAAGAGCCGGAAATTGACGTATATGGATTTTCTATTGCCCGGCATACTCGCGATGTCGATCATGCAGATGGGAGTATTCAGCGTTGCTTTTGTATTTGTCGATTTGAAGAAACGCGGAATTCTGCGCCGGTTAAGGGTTACCCCTTTAAATACAAATGATTTCATTCTTGCCCATGTGGTTACTCGGCTGATTGTGTTGCTTTTACAGGTGACGTTGTTGATTGCATCCGGAGTGATCTTCTTTCATTTGAATTTCATTGGAAGTCTGTGGAATTTATTTGTGGTAGGAGTGCTCGGGTCGATCGTATTTCTTGCGATCGGGTTCTGTATTGCGGGTGTCTCCAAATCAGAGGACCAGGTAGCCCCGCTTGCGAATGTCATCACGCTGCCGATGATGCTGCTCTCGGGCGTTTTTTTCAGCAGGGCGAACTTGCCGGGGTTTGCCCACGTGATCACGAGTGTTTTCCCGCTTACTTATCTCGCTGATGGACTGAGAAGCATTGCGATCGATGGCGCAGGTTTGCGGGAAGTTTTGCATCCGATGGCCGGACTTGGAGTATGGTGCGTCGTTTTTTGTTTCCTTGCGGTGAAACTCTTCCGGTGGGAATGATACGGTGCGCGGGCATCTTGCCCGCATTACAGGCCGCGGACTTCCAGTCCGCAGGCAGGATGCCTGCGACCCGTAATGCGGGCTGGAAGCCCGCGCTCCTTACTGTTCATTGTGAAGCACTTACATCCATGCTAGAATTTTCGTGAAACGGTCTATATAAGAGGAGGTACACGATGACAATATCTCGGTGGTTAACAGTCTTACTTGTTTCACTCGTTTTTACAGTTCCGTCATTTGCTGTCACGGATGAAGAAATTTTTCGTGCTTTCAGCTTGAACCTTACCACTCCAGGCGCCCGCGCGATCGGAATGGGCGGCGCTTTCATCGGACGCGCAGATGATGCGACCGCGGCCGAGACGAATCCAGCCGGACTGACGATACTTGCCCGACCGGAAATCTCTCTTGAATATCGTCATCGCGATAGCCGCAGGTTCGAGACACGCATTACCAACATGCCTATTACCAATCTCGACTCGACTCCAACTCCTCCGAACATAGGGACCAACTTCGGTCTCGCGGATTTCAGGGCGACCGATGAGCTGGATCAAGTGAATGCTCTCGGATTCGCGAGCTACGTCCATCCTTTTGAGAACTGGACTCTGGGCATTTCGCGTCACGAACTGATCAACGCTGAAGCCACTGTCTTTGGTGAGGTTAGCGCCAGCCCATTCCATTTCCTCGAACCAAATAGTTTCAGCGGCGCAGCGGAAATTTCAGACGTTAACTACGGCTTTACAGGTGCGACCAAAATAGGAGATCACGTCTCGCTGGGAGGCACTCTGAAAATCAGCGACTTCAGCATTCGCTCGAATATCGGCGCTCGTCAAAAAGCCCAGCCTGGATTCGGCGATCATTTTACATCTATTTACGATACCTCCGACGTTAAAGTCGGGATCAACCTCGGCGTTCTTGTAGCTCCGGTTTCCTGGGTGTCGATCGGAGCAGTTTACAAATATGATCCACAGTTCAACTTAAGGACCATCGTTACCAACGTTGATAGCGCTGATGGACCGCAGCAAGTTGTAACAAACGTTGGCTTTGACGTCCCGGACCAGCTGGGAACCGGCGTCTCGGTAACAGCCGCCGATTTTACGGTTAATTTTGATGTGATTCGTGTTTTTTATTCGCAACTGGAAGACGTTCAAGCCGGGTTTTCGCTATTCACCCATTTGCTTCCTTTTCCGAAGGAACAGGTTGTTTTCAGAATCGACGACGGAACAGATATTCATGTGGGTGCAGAATATTTGATTCGAGCCGAATCGAGTGTTCTCGCTTTTCGTGGCGGATTTTACAGGCAATCCCGTAACCTCTTCTACTTTGTTACTGCGCCTGCCGCCGGCGATTTTCTGGTTCCCATTTTTGATACCGAAGCTCATGATCCGTTGAACCATATTACTATCGGGGGTGGGGTGACATTTGGCCGTGTTCAGTTTGATGCTGCAGCCGATTTCGCATTAGAAGATGAGATTCGCGAAACCGGTCTTCTTACTGATAGGACGGAAGTTTCCCGTAGAGGTTTCGAACTCGTACTTTCATCGGTTGTGAGGTTTTAAGGGAGTTAGGGAGATAAATCAGGGATAATGGAGAGTAAGAATGAAGGTTCTCGCCTAAATCTTCTGATCTCTCCACTTATACTGATCGCCACGTTTTTGATCACAGTTCCCGCTTTCGGCCTTGAGTGGCACAAAGCTTACGAAAGAGGGCGTGACAAAATCAAGAGTGGAGATTGCGCGCAAGGCCAACCTCTCATGCTTGAAGCTTTACGGGGAAATCCCAAAGCTGATCCGCGCACTCCCACGTACGGCACGATGGTGATTGAGTATTTCCCTCAATACTATCTTGCATATTGCGCTCTGGAAGCAGGCCGAATCCCGGAAGCTCAGAGGTATTTGAAGGAAGCAGAAGGGAGTCGTATTACTTCATCCAAGCTTGCAAAAGAATTTGATTCACTCAAGGCAAGACTTACAAAGGCGGTTCAGCAGCAACAGCCACCGCCGGACAAACCGGTGGAAAAACCGGTCGTTGAAGAGAAACCGCCACAAAAGCCTCCTGTCATCGAAACCAAACCGGAACCGCCTATTGAGGATGCGAAAAAGGACAATCAGGTTGCGATCCAGTCTGCTTTGCGCGAAGCGAATAGGGCCCTGCTGGAAGGACACTACGATGATGCACGCGCGGCAGCGAATCGCGCACTGCGCCTCGATTCGAGCAACCGCGAGGCGCGAAGCATATTGGGCCAGATTACCGCGCGGCAGGCGGAGGAACAACTCGCAAAAGAGAAACAACAGAAATTTAAAGATGTGGAAGAGGCAATCAGAAGGAAGGATTTTGATACGGCAGAGAATCTCGCCCTCGCTTTGAAAGAACAGTATCCATCCGAATCGCGCGTGGGAAGTCTCCTTCAGCAGATTGAGAGTGAGCGGAATGCGCTGGTTCAGGATCAAAAAGACCAGGAATTGCAAAAAGAGTTTCAAAAGAATGCGGAGCGGGAAGTGCTGACCGCTTATTACCGTGGGGAGTATGATCATGTAATTCAGCTTGCAAATCAAAATCTTTCCAGGGCCAGGCAAAGTTGGAGGCTGCATTTCTTTCTTGGTTGTTCATACGCGGCTCTTTCCATGTTGGAAGAGAAGGGCACGGAGGATCGTTTAAGGCTGGCGCGTGAATCCTTCCGGCGAGCAAGATCGTTATCCAGCGCCCGTTCGCTTCCTCCTCATATTTCTCCGAAGATATTGGAAATATACAGATCCTCCTGAAATGAGGCCGAATGAAATGCCCCAACTGTTCCACCGACCTAAAGCCTAAGACCCGCTTTTGCCCTTCCTGTGGAACAAATGTTGAATCGTTCACCGCTGAAAATCTGATTCCGGATTTCGATCCGAAAATTGCTGCTCTGGAGAAGGCTCTTGGCAACAAGTATAAGATCTTGCGCAGAGTCGGTTCCGGTGGTTTTGCGGACGTGTATCTCGGTGAACATACGCAGCTTGGCCGTCAAGTGGCGATCAAAATCCTCCGGGTTGCTGAAGATGAGGAAATGATTGAGCGTTTTCGAAGAGAAGCGCGCGCAGCTGCAAAGCTTTCGCATCCCAACATCATCGATATTTACGATGTTGGCGATAACCAGGACATTTACTACTTCGTGATGAAGTACATTCCCGGGGATACGATGTCTCAGAAAATGCGGCGCGAAAAAAAAATCTCACCGGGGACCGCAATCGAGATTACAAAACAACTGGTTGACGCATTGGCATACGCACACGATCGCGGTGTTGTTCATCGCGACATCAAACCTGCCAACGTATTGCTCGATGAGTTTGGCAAACCTGTCTTGATGGACTTTGGCATCGCCCGCATGGCTTTTGTGGGTCAGCTCACACGAACCGGCACATTGATGGGAACCCCGCATTATTTGCCACCGGAGCAACCTCTCGGCAAAACGGTTGATGGGCGAAGTGATATCTACAGTCTGGGAATCATGTTTTATGAGATGCTTGCCGGTCGCGTGCCGTTTCATGATGACGCTGCGATCGCTCTCATCTACAAACACATTAACGAGCCACCGCCTCCTCTGAAAGATCTTGCGCCTGAACTCGCCACCGAGCTCACACAGGTCGTTCACAAAATGATAGAGAAGTCGCCGGAGAATCGTCATCAATCGGCGCATGAGCTGTACGATTCGCTCGAATCCCTTTCTACCATCTATCCAACGCGCAGCACACCATCGCGCCGGAGCACGCCGGGGATCGCGAAGGACACGGAAAAGTTGATTATGCTGGCTGAGGAGAGTCAGCAGCAATACAGATACGCTCAGGCTCTGGAACTGTATGGCGCGGTCTTACAACGACGGCCGGATCATAAAGATGCCGCACAAAAACGGGAAACCCTGATTGGATTGTTTCTGGAAAGCATAACGACTGACATTACGCAAAAAGAATTTCAGAAAGCTCGAAATTCGTTGATGGAGTTGCAGAAAATCGTTCCCCGTGACGCCCGGGCGTCGCAATTACTGGCTCAACTGGAAAGTGAAGAGCAAAAATTCAATAAAGAAAAAGAATTTCGATCTCATT includes:
- a CDS encoding protein kinase, with the protein product MKCPNCSTDLKPKTRFCPSCGTNVESFTAENLIPDFDPKIAALEKALGNKYKILRRVGSGGFADVYLGEHTQLGRQVAIKILRVAEDEEMIERFRREARAAAKLSHPNIIDIYDVGDNQDIYYFVMKYIPGDTMSQKMRREKKISPGTAIEITKQLVDALAYAHDRGVVHRDIKPANVLLDEFGKPVLMDFGIARMAFVGQLTRTGTLMGTPHYLPPEQPLGKTVDGRSDIYSLGIMFYEMLAGRVPFHDDAAIALIYKHINEPPPPLKDLAPELATELTQVVHKMIEKSPENRHQSAHELYDSLESLSTIYPTRSTPSRRSTPGIAKDTEKLIMLAEESQQQYRYAQALELYGAVLQRRPDHKDAAQKRETLIGLFLESITTDITQKEFQKARNSLMELQKIVPRDARASQLLAQLESEEQKFNKEKEFRSHFEAAQTALKHDNASGAVEHLTKALTIEPGSDEAKTLLRDARAAYEQNRRKAEYANAFAEAEYHYKQRSFDEALTAVQRALKLDQNTQAILLEERVQAALKERAYRESE